Proteins found in one Lepisosteus oculatus isolate fLepOcu1 chromosome 22, fLepOcu1.hap2, whole genome shotgun sequence genomic segment:
- the eif4enif1 gene encoding eukaryotic translation initiation factor 4E transporter isoform X1 — translation MQTPHRQHPRSGVVLGAPVLCHSAARQCVCSPGAWVCARSGPPKEVDIEMSCVRRRTWCLELRVMEKAANPEAPEGGGPLAAIPRGSERTSPYRYTKEELLEMKEYPCSNERPECLLEKYDSDGVWDPEKWHASLYPSSERSSPVEGYRKDYPGDDRVPLKRRMADPRDRLKEEDLDVVLSPQRRSFGGGCQGTAALGPQARRAVSPLENKENESLRLGAARRIGSGRIMAARGFEREARGEKEARERDFKDKRFRRDFGDKRVFSERRRNDSYTEEEPEWFSAGPTSQSETIELIGFDDKVLEEEKRRSKRSRKRSESVKEAVECNGGLAEEPEAEVCVDLAADQEVPRRVVLAEPGPGDFDFNEFFDPENTVPGLASMIEDVLGERPVLASRFSRWFSSNVSPSGSRSSSLRSTPHEELERLAGLEQRCISPSLAHYFAPIQSAEEKKEKDKVDILELLQKARIDLKPLLSSLSANKERLRESSHSGVVLSLEEVEVGLKGLKVEGERPGAGTPFMAEHLEEALAGGTSSGPRPGPARPKDGDMSAFNKLVSTMKASGTLPTQPKANQTLDSQFVPSTELPPQKNILQEILGPQVPPPPGSPSLLGGLLGQRGPSPPLFRPGAPSPDYFPLRVQPPAGFPAGAQPLLADSFPEVHRPLSPRAPQQMSSLGLDQATLEALAYQQDLALQARQLYQQGFGKLPQDKCRESYRSRQPRMTRSPGPGVHRASSSSPGSTVTSMLSPSFTPTSVIRKMYESKEKSKEESGPSRPESKEDGALSQEDGSASPSSFLDGAERSGSPGGGGLKPAGFARSACSTPVSSQARAAKETERPARPAGRRTPTLVSPGPGGSPFPRPLCPMPMLSHVPLVRPPPPQLHPSVVQRMLAQGVQPHQLPPALLQAGIFPPGVDLSQLHGLPAPLLGQPFYPLGVAGHPLLPPRAGTPLHLAVLQQQLQQQQRSGHAPGPQLPGSLPQSSAPHRTNPPPRRGGSPPAGLAKWFGSDVLQQPLPSMPAKPFASDGALQCDASLRRELLGDWRSPAGVRQGK, via the exons atgcagactccacacagacagcaccccaggtctggagttGTACTCGGCGCCCCCGTGCTGTGCCACAGTGCTGCCCGGCAGTGTGTTTGCAGCCCTGGAGCGTGGGTGTGTGCGCGCTCGGGGCCGCCGAAGGAGGTGGATATAGAAATGTCCTGCGTCAGGCGGAGGACATG GTGCTTGGAACTGAGAGTCATGGAAAAGGCAGCAAACCCCGAGGCTCCGGAGGGCGGCGGCCCGCTGGCCGCCATTCCCAGGGGTTCGGAGAGGACGTCGCCTTACAGATACACTAAG GAGGAGCTCTTGGAGATGAAGGAGTATCCCTGCTCCAACGAGAGACCTGAATGCCTCCTGGAGAAGTACGACAG CGATGGCGTGTGGGACCCCGAAAAGTGGCATGCATCCCTGTACCCCAGCTCGGAGCGCAGCTCGCCGGTTGAGGGGTACAGGAAGGATTACCCCGGAGACGACCGGGTCCCCCTGAAGCGCAGGATGGCAG ATCCCCGGGACAGGCTGAAGGAGGAGGACCTGGATGTGGTGCTCAGCCCGCAGAGGCGCAGCTTCGGCGGGGGCTGCCAGGGCACGGCGGCGCTGGGGCCCCAGGCGCGGCGGGCCGTCTCCCCCCTGGAGAACAAGGAGAACGAGAGCCTGCGGCTGGGGGCGGCGCGGCGCATCGGCAGCGGCCGCATCATGGCGGCGCGCGGCTTCGAGCGGGAGGCGCGCGGCGAGAAGGAGGCCCGGGAGAGGGACTTCAAGGACAAGAGATTCAGG AGGGATTTCGGTGACAAGCGGGTCTTCAGCGAGAGGAGACGAAACGACTCGTACACCGAGGAGGAGCCCGAGTGGTTTTCGGCGGGCCCCACGAGCCAGTCCGAGACCATCGAGCTCATCGGGTTCGACGACAAGGTActggaggaggagaagaggCGGAGCAAGCGCTCCAGGAAGCGCTCGGAGTCCGTCAAGGAAG CGGTGGAGTGCAACGGCGGGCTGGCGGAGGAGCCCGAGGCGGAGGTCTGTGTGGACCTGGCGGCAGACCAGGAAGTCCCGCGCCGCGTGGTTCTGGCGGAGCCCGGCCCCGGCGACTTCGACTTCAACGAGTTCTTCGACCCGGAGAACACCGTGCCGGGCCTGGCCTCG ATGATCGAGGACGTGCTGGGGGAACGGCCGGTGCTGGCCAGCCGGTTCAGCCGCTGGTTCTCCAGTAACGTCAGCCCGTCCGGCAGCCGGTCCAGCAGCCTGCGCTCCACCCCGCACGAGGAGCTGGAGAGGCTGGCAG GTCTGGAGCAGCGGTGCATCTCCCCCAGCCTGGCCCACTACTTCGCCCCCATCCAGTCGGCGGAGGAGAAGAAGGAGAAGGACAAGGTGGATATCCTGGAGCTGCTGCAGAAGGCCAGGATCGACCTGAAGCCCCTGCTGTCCAGCCTGTCCGCCAACAAGGAGAGGCTACGGGAGAGCT CTCACTCTGGCGTGGTGCTGTCTCTGGAGGAGGTGGAGGTGGGCCTGAAGGGCCTGAAGGTGGAGGGCGAGAGGCCGGGGGCCGGGACGCCCTTCATGGCCGAGCACCTAGAAGAGGCGCTCGCGGGCGGCACCAGCTCCGGGCCCCGACCCGGGCCCGCGCGGCCCAAGGATGGCGACATGTCGGCTTTCAACAAGCTGGTCAGCACCATGAAGGCAAGTGGCACGCTGCCCACCCAACCCAAAGCCAAC CAAACCCTGGACAGCCAGTTCGTCCCCTCCACAGAGCTGCCGCCCCAGAAGAACATCCTGCAG gaGATCCTGGGCCCCCAGGTGCCCCCGCCACCTGGCTCCCCGAGTCTCCTGGGCGGCTTGCTGGGGCAGCGGGGCCCCTCCCCGCCCCTGTTCCGCCCGGGCGCCCCGTCCCCGGACTACTTCCCTCTGCGCGTGCAGCCCCCGGCAG GATTCCCGGCCGGAGCACAGCCCCTGCTGGCGGACTCGTTCCCGGAGGTGCACAGACCCCTGAGCCCCAGGGCTCCCCAGCAG ATGAGCTCGCTGGGGCTGGACCAGGCGACGCTGGAGGCTCTGGCGTACCAGCAGGACCTGGCTCTCCAGGCGCGGCAGCTGTACCAGCAGGGATTCGGGAAGTTACCGCAGGACAAGTGCCGAGAGTCCTACCGCAGCAG GCAGCCCAGGATGACCCGATCCCCAGGGCCCGGTGTGCACCGCGCCAGCAGCAGCTCGCCGGGCAGCACCGTGACCAGCATG CTGTCGCCGTCCTTCACGCCAACCTCCGTCATCCGCAAGATGTACGAGAGCAAGGAGAAGAGCAAGGAGGAGTCGGGGCCCAGCCGGCCGGAGAGCAAGGAGGACGGCGCCCTCTCGCAGGAAG ACGGCAGCGCCTCCCCCAGCTCGTTCCTGGACGGCGCCGAGCGCAGCGGCTCCCCCGGCGGCGGCGGCCTCAAGCCCGCGGGCTTCGCGCGCTCCGCCTGCTCCACGCCCGTGTCCAGCCAGGCCCGCGCCGCCAAGGAGACGGAGCGCCCCGCCCGGCCCGCCGGCCGCCGGACCCCCACGCTCGTGTCCCCGGGGCCCGGGGGCTCGCCCTTCCCCCGCCCGCTGTGCCCCATGCCCATGCTGTCCCACGTGCCCCTGGTGCGGCCCCCTCCGCCGCAGCTGCACCCCAGCGTGGTGCAGAGGATGCTGGCGCAGGGCGTGCAGCCCCACCAGCTGCCCCCGGCCCTGCTGCAGGCAG GCATATTTCCCCCTGGCGTCGACCTGTCCCAGCTGCACGGCCTGCCCGCTCCTCTCCTGGGGCAGCCCTTCTACCCGCTGGGGGTGGCAGGACACCCCCTGCTGCCCCCCCGCGCCGGCACCCCCTTGCACCTGGCCGTCCTGCAGCAGCagcttcagcagcagcagagatcAG GGCACGCGCCCGGCCCCCAGCTCCCCGGCAGCCTGCCACAGAGCAGCGCCCCGCACCGGACCAACCCACCCCCGCGGAGGGGGGGCAGCCCCCCCGCCGGCCTGGCCAAGTGGTTCGGCTCGGACGTGCTGCAGCAGCCCCTGCCCTCGATGCCGGCGAAG ccttttGCGAGCGACGGAGCTCTTCAATGTGATGCGAGTCTTCGTCGCGAACTGTTGGGGGACTGGAGGAGCCCTGCAGGAGTAAGACAGGGGAAATAA
- the eif4enif1 gene encoding eukaryotic translation initiation factor 4E transporter isoform X4: MQTPHRQHPRSGVVLGAPVLCHSAARQCVCSPGAWVCARSGPPKEVDIEMSCVRRRTWCLELRVMEKAANPEAPEGGGPLAAIPRGSERTSPYRYTKEELLEMKEYPCSNERPECLLEKYDSDGVWDPEKWHASLYPSSERSSPVEGYRKDYPGDDRVPLKRRMADPRDRLKEEDLDVVLSPQRRSFGGGCQGTAALGPQARRAVSPLENKENESLRLGAARRIGSGRIMAARGFEREARGEKEARERDFKDKRFRRDFGDKRVFSERRRNDSYTEEEPEWFSAGPTSQSETIELIGFDDKVLEEEKRRSKRSRKRSESVKEAVECNGGLAEEPEAEVCVDLAADQEVPRRVVLAEPGPGDFDFNEFFDPENTVPGLASQTLDSQFVPSTELPPQKNILQEILGPQVPPPPGSPSLLGGLLGQRGPSPPLFRPGAPSPDYFPLRVQPPAGFPAGAQPLLADSFPEVHRPLSPRAPQQMSSLGLDQATLEALAYQQDLALQARQLYQQGFGKLPQDKCRESYRSRQPRMTRSPGPGVHRASSSSPGSTVTSMLSPSFTPTSVIRKMYESKEKSKEESGPSRPESKEDGALSQEDGSASPSSFLDGAERSGSPGGGGLKPAGFARSACSTPVSSQARAAKETERPARPAGRRTPTLVSPGPGGSPFPRPLCPMPMLSHVPLVRPPPPQLHPSVVQRMLAQGVQPHQLPPALLQAGIFPPGVDLSQLHGLPAPLLGQPFYPLGVAGHPLLPPRAGTPLHLAVLQQQLQQQQRSGHAPGPQLPGSLPQSSAPHRTNPPPRRGGSPPAGLAKWFGSDVLQQPLPSMPAKPFASDGALQCDASLRRELLGDWRSPAGVRQGK; encoded by the exons atgcagactccacacagacagcaccccaggtctggagttGTACTCGGCGCCCCCGTGCTGTGCCACAGTGCTGCCCGGCAGTGTGTTTGCAGCCCTGGAGCGTGGGTGTGTGCGCGCTCGGGGCCGCCGAAGGAGGTGGATATAGAAATGTCCTGCGTCAGGCGGAGGACATG GTGCTTGGAACTGAGAGTCATGGAAAAGGCAGCAAACCCCGAGGCTCCGGAGGGCGGCGGCCCGCTGGCCGCCATTCCCAGGGGTTCGGAGAGGACGTCGCCTTACAGATACACTAAG GAGGAGCTCTTGGAGATGAAGGAGTATCCCTGCTCCAACGAGAGACCTGAATGCCTCCTGGAGAAGTACGACAG CGATGGCGTGTGGGACCCCGAAAAGTGGCATGCATCCCTGTACCCCAGCTCGGAGCGCAGCTCGCCGGTTGAGGGGTACAGGAAGGATTACCCCGGAGACGACCGGGTCCCCCTGAAGCGCAGGATGGCAG ATCCCCGGGACAGGCTGAAGGAGGAGGACCTGGATGTGGTGCTCAGCCCGCAGAGGCGCAGCTTCGGCGGGGGCTGCCAGGGCACGGCGGCGCTGGGGCCCCAGGCGCGGCGGGCCGTCTCCCCCCTGGAGAACAAGGAGAACGAGAGCCTGCGGCTGGGGGCGGCGCGGCGCATCGGCAGCGGCCGCATCATGGCGGCGCGCGGCTTCGAGCGGGAGGCGCGCGGCGAGAAGGAGGCCCGGGAGAGGGACTTCAAGGACAAGAGATTCAGG AGGGATTTCGGTGACAAGCGGGTCTTCAGCGAGAGGAGACGAAACGACTCGTACACCGAGGAGGAGCCCGAGTGGTTTTCGGCGGGCCCCACGAGCCAGTCCGAGACCATCGAGCTCATCGGGTTCGACGACAAGGTActggaggaggagaagaggCGGAGCAAGCGCTCCAGGAAGCGCTCGGAGTCCGTCAAGGAAG CGGTGGAGTGCAACGGCGGGCTGGCGGAGGAGCCCGAGGCGGAGGTCTGTGTGGACCTGGCGGCAGACCAGGAAGTCCCGCGCCGCGTGGTTCTGGCGGAGCCCGGCCCCGGCGACTTCGACTTCAACGAGTTCTTCGACCCGGAGAACACCGTGCCGGGCCTGGCCTCG CAAACCCTGGACAGCCAGTTCGTCCCCTCCACAGAGCTGCCGCCCCAGAAGAACATCCTGCAG gaGATCCTGGGCCCCCAGGTGCCCCCGCCACCTGGCTCCCCGAGTCTCCTGGGCGGCTTGCTGGGGCAGCGGGGCCCCTCCCCGCCCCTGTTCCGCCCGGGCGCCCCGTCCCCGGACTACTTCCCTCTGCGCGTGCAGCCCCCGGCAG GATTCCCGGCCGGAGCACAGCCCCTGCTGGCGGACTCGTTCCCGGAGGTGCACAGACCCCTGAGCCCCAGGGCTCCCCAGCAG ATGAGCTCGCTGGGGCTGGACCAGGCGACGCTGGAGGCTCTGGCGTACCAGCAGGACCTGGCTCTCCAGGCGCGGCAGCTGTACCAGCAGGGATTCGGGAAGTTACCGCAGGACAAGTGCCGAGAGTCCTACCGCAGCAG GCAGCCCAGGATGACCCGATCCCCAGGGCCCGGTGTGCACCGCGCCAGCAGCAGCTCGCCGGGCAGCACCGTGACCAGCATG CTGTCGCCGTCCTTCACGCCAACCTCCGTCATCCGCAAGATGTACGAGAGCAAGGAGAAGAGCAAGGAGGAGTCGGGGCCCAGCCGGCCGGAGAGCAAGGAGGACGGCGCCCTCTCGCAGGAAG ACGGCAGCGCCTCCCCCAGCTCGTTCCTGGACGGCGCCGAGCGCAGCGGCTCCCCCGGCGGCGGCGGCCTCAAGCCCGCGGGCTTCGCGCGCTCCGCCTGCTCCACGCCCGTGTCCAGCCAGGCCCGCGCCGCCAAGGAGACGGAGCGCCCCGCCCGGCCCGCCGGCCGCCGGACCCCCACGCTCGTGTCCCCGGGGCCCGGGGGCTCGCCCTTCCCCCGCCCGCTGTGCCCCATGCCCATGCTGTCCCACGTGCCCCTGGTGCGGCCCCCTCCGCCGCAGCTGCACCCCAGCGTGGTGCAGAGGATGCTGGCGCAGGGCGTGCAGCCCCACCAGCTGCCCCCGGCCCTGCTGCAGGCAG GCATATTTCCCCCTGGCGTCGACCTGTCCCAGCTGCACGGCCTGCCCGCTCCTCTCCTGGGGCAGCCCTTCTACCCGCTGGGGGTGGCAGGACACCCCCTGCTGCCCCCCCGCGCCGGCACCCCCTTGCACCTGGCCGTCCTGCAGCAGCagcttcagcagcagcagagatcAG GGCACGCGCCCGGCCCCCAGCTCCCCGGCAGCCTGCCACAGAGCAGCGCCCCGCACCGGACCAACCCACCCCCGCGGAGGGGGGGCAGCCCCCCCGCCGGCCTGGCCAAGTGGTTCGGCTCGGACGTGCTGCAGCAGCCCCTGCCCTCGATGCCGGCGAAG ccttttGCGAGCGACGGAGCTCTTCAATGTGATGCGAGTCTTCGTCGCGAACTGTTGGGGGACTGGAGGAGCCCTGCAGGAGTAAGACAGGGGAAATAA
- the eif4enif1 gene encoding eukaryotic translation initiation factor 4E transporter isoform X2 — protein sequence MQTPHRQHPRSGVVLGAPVLCHSAARQCVCSPGAWVCARSGPPKEVDIEMSCVRRRTWCLELRVMEKAANPEAPEGGGPLAAIPRGSERTSPYRYTKEELLEMKEYPCSNERPECLLEKYDSDGVWDPEKWHASLYPSSERSSPVEGYRKDYPGDDRVPLKRRMADPRDRLKEEDLDVVLSPQRRSFGGGCQGTAALGPQARRAVSPLENKENESLRLGAARRIGSGRIMAARGFEREARGEKEARERDFKDKRFRRDFGDKRVFSERRRNDSYTEEEPEWFSAGPTSQSETIELIGFDDKVLEEEKRRSKRSRKRSESVKEAVECNGGLAEEPEAEVCVDLAADQEVPRRVVLAEPGPGDFDFNEFFDPENTVPGLASMIEDVLGERPVLASRFSRWFSSNVSPSGSRSSSLRSTPHEELERLAGLEQRCISPSLAHYFAPIQSAEEKKEKDKVDILELLQKARIDLKPLLSSLSANKERLRESSHSGVVLSLEEVEVGLKGLKVEGERPGAGTPFMAEHLEEALAGGTSSGPRPGPARPKDGDMSAFNKLVSTMKASGTLPTQPKANQTLDSQFVPSTELPPQKNILQEILGPQVPPPPGSPSLLGGLLGQRGPSPPLFRPGAPSPDYFPLRVQPPAGFPAGAQPLLADSFPEVHRPLSPRAPQQMSSLGLDQATLEALAYQQDLALQARQLYQQGFGKLPQDKCRESYRSRQPRMTRSPGPGVHRASSSSPGSTVTSMLSPSFTPTSVIRKMYESKEKSKEESGPSRPESKEDGALSQEDGSASPSSFLDGAERSGSPGGGGLKPAGFARSACSTPVSSQARAAKETERPARPAGRRTPTLVSPGPGGSPFPRPLCPMPMLSHVPLVRPPPPQLHPSVVQRMLAQGVQPHQLPPALLQAGIFPPGVDLSQLHGLPAPLLGQPFYPLGVAGHPLLPPRAGTPLHLAVLQQQLQQQQRSGHAPGPQLPGSLPQSSAPHRTNPPPRRGGSPPAGLAKWFGSDVLQQPLPSMPAKVISVDELEFRQ from the exons atgcagactccacacagacagcaccccaggtctggagttGTACTCGGCGCCCCCGTGCTGTGCCACAGTGCTGCCCGGCAGTGTGTTTGCAGCCCTGGAGCGTGGGTGTGTGCGCGCTCGGGGCCGCCGAAGGAGGTGGATATAGAAATGTCCTGCGTCAGGCGGAGGACATG GTGCTTGGAACTGAGAGTCATGGAAAAGGCAGCAAACCCCGAGGCTCCGGAGGGCGGCGGCCCGCTGGCCGCCATTCCCAGGGGTTCGGAGAGGACGTCGCCTTACAGATACACTAAG GAGGAGCTCTTGGAGATGAAGGAGTATCCCTGCTCCAACGAGAGACCTGAATGCCTCCTGGAGAAGTACGACAG CGATGGCGTGTGGGACCCCGAAAAGTGGCATGCATCCCTGTACCCCAGCTCGGAGCGCAGCTCGCCGGTTGAGGGGTACAGGAAGGATTACCCCGGAGACGACCGGGTCCCCCTGAAGCGCAGGATGGCAG ATCCCCGGGACAGGCTGAAGGAGGAGGACCTGGATGTGGTGCTCAGCCCGCAGAGGCGCAGCTTCGGCGGGGGCTGCCAGGGCACGGCGGCGCTGGGGCCCCAGGCGCGGCGGGCCGTCTCCCCCCTGGAGAACAAGGAGAACGAGAGCCTGCGGCTGGGGGCGGCGCGGCGCATCGGCAGCGGCCGCATCATGGCGGCGCGCGGCTTCGAGCGGGAGGCGCGCGGCGAGAAGGAGGCCCGGGAGAGGGACTTCAAGGACAAGAGATTCAGG AGGGATTTCGGTGACAAGCGGGTCTTCAGCGAGAGGAGACGAAACGACTCGTACACCGAGGAGGAGCCCGAGTGGTTTTCGGCGGGCCCCACGAGCCAGTCCGAGACCATCGAGCTCATCGGGTTCGACGACAAGGTActggaggaggagaagaggCGGAGCAAGCGCTCCAGGAAGCGCTCGGAGTCCGTCAAGGAAG CGGTGGAGTGCAACGGCGGGCTGGCGGAGGAGCCCGAGGCGGAGGTCTGTGTGGACCTGGCGGCAGACCAGGAAGTCCCGCGCCGCGTGGTTCTGGCGGAGCCCGGCCCCGGCGACTTCGACTTCAACGAGTTCTTCGACCCGGAGAACACCGTGCCGGGCCTGGCCTCG ATGATCGAGGACGTGCTGGGGGAACGGCCGGTGCTGGCCAGCCGGTTCAGCCGCTGGTTCTCCAGTAACGTCAGCCCGTCCGGCAGCCGGTCCAGCAGCCTGCGCTCCACCCCGCACGAGGAGCTGGAGAGGCTGGCAG GTCTGGAGCAGCGGTGCATCTCCCCCAGCCTGGCCCACTACTTCGCCCCCATCCAGTCGGCGGAGGAGAAGAAGGAGAAGGACAAGGTGGATATCCTGGAGCTGCTGCAGAAGGCCAGGATCGACCTGAAGCCCCTGCTGTCCAGCCTGTCCGCCAACAAGGAGAGGCTACGGGAGAGCT CTCACTCTGGCGTGGTGCTGTCTCTGGAGGAGGTGGAGGTGGGCCTGAAGGGCCTGAAGGTGGAGGGCGAGAGGCCGGGGGCCGGGACGCCCTTCATGGCCGAGCACCTAGAAGAGGCGCTCGCGGGCGGCACCAGCTCCGGGCCCCGACCCGGGCCCGCGCGGCCCAAGGATGGCGACATGTCGGCTTTCAACAAGCTGGTCAGCACCATGAAGGCAAGTGGCACGCTGCCCACCCAACCCAAAGCCAAC CAAACCCTGGACAGCCAGTTCGTCCCCTCCACAGAGCTGCCGCCCCAGAAGAACATCCTGCAG gaGATCCTGGGCCCCCAGGTGCCCCCGCCACCTGGCTCCCCGAGTCTCCTGGGCGGCTTGCTGGGGCAGCGGGGCCCCTCCCCGCCCCTGTTCCGCCCGGGCGCCCCGTCCCCGGACTACTTCCCTCTGCGCGTGCAGCCCCCGGCAG GATTCCCGGCCGGAGCACAGCCCCTGCTGGCGGACTCGTTCCCGGAGGTGCACAGACCCCTGAGCCCCAGGGCTCCCCAGCAG ATGAGCTCGCTGGGGCTGGACCAGGCGACGCTGGAGGCTCTGGCGTACCAGCAGGACCTGGCTCTCCAGGCGCGGCAGCTGTACCAGCAGGGATTCGGGAAGTTACCGCAGGACAAGTGCCGAGAGTCCTACCGCAGCAG GCAGCCCAGGATGACCCGATCCCCAGGGCCCGGTGTGCACCGCGCCAGCAGCAGCTCGCCGGGCAGCACCGTGACCAGCATG CTGTCGCCGTCCTTCACGCCAACCTCCGTCATCCGCAAGATGTACGAGAGCAAGGAGAAGAGCAAGGAGGAGTCGGGGCCCAGCCGGCCGGAGAGCAAGGAGGACGGCGCCCTCTCGCAGGAAG ACGGCAGCGCCTCCCCCAGCTCGTTCCTGGACGGCGCCGAGCGCAGCGGCTCCCCCGGCGGCGGCGGCCTCAAGCCCGCGGGCTTCGCGCGCTCCGCCTGCTCCACGCCCGTGTCCAGCCAGGCCCGCGCCGCCAAGGAGACGGAGCGCCCCGCCCGGCCCGCCGGCCGCCGGACCCCCACGCTCGTGTCCCCGGGGCCCGGGGGCTCGCCCTTCCCCCGCCCGCTGTGCCCCATGCCCATGCTGTCCCACGTGCCCCTGGTGCGGCCCCCTCCGCCGCAGCTGCACCCCAGCGTGGTGCAGAGGATGCTGGCGCAGGGCGTGCAGCCCCACCAGCTGCCCCCGGCCCTGCTGCAGGCAG GCATATTTCCCCCTGGCGTCGACCTGTCCCAGCTGCACGGCCTGCCCGCTCCTCTCCTGGGGCAGCCCTTCTACCCGCTGGGGGTGGCAGGACACCCCCTGCTGCCCCCCCGCGCCGGCACCCCCTTGCACCTGGCCGTCCTGCAGCAGCagcttcagcagcagcagagatcAG GGCACGCGCCCGGCCCCCAGCTCCCCGGCAGCCTGCCACAGAGCAGCGCCCCGCACCGGACCAACCCACCCCCGCGGAGGGGGGGCAGCCCCCCCGCCGGCCTGGCCAAGTGGTTCGGCTCGGACGTGCTGCAGCAGCCCCTGCCCTCGATGCCGGCGAAGGTGATCAGCGTGGACGAGCTGGAGTTCCGGCAGTGA